A single Drosophila ananassae strain 14024-0371.13 chromosome 3L, ASM1763931v2, whole genome shotgun sequence DNA region contains:
- the LOC116656186 gene encoding protein gustavus isoform X2: protein MELGKKRYKGGRTPIRSSERRRPQSVSSLSTISPRVVLSRLEPRDFERLRLSYKVAIDQRRSRSCRGMNMGQKISGGVKTVSRNDSQSTFKPIIPRELQADFVKPARIDILLDMPPASRELQMKHSWNSEDRSLNIFVKEDDKLTFHRHPVAQSTDCIRGKVGLTKGLHIWEIFWPTRQRGTHAVVGVSTADAPLHSVGYQSLVGSTEQSWGWDLGRNKLYHDSKNCAGVTYPAILKNDEAFLVPDKFLVALDMDEGTLSFIVDQQYLGIAFRGLRGKKLYPVVSAVWGHCEITMRYIGGLDPEPLPLMDLCRRTIRQKIGRVNLEERIQQLQLPLSMKTYLLYKNRR from the exons ATGGAACTtggaaaaaaaag GTATAAGGGTGGCCGGACACCTATTAGGTCCAGTGAAAGGCGGCGTCCTCAAAGTGTTTCCTCTTTATCCACAATATCCCCGAGAGTTGTGTTGTCCAGATTGGAACCCAGGGATTTTGAACGCCTTCGATTATCTTATAAAGTTGCAATCGACCAAAGAAGATCTAGAAGCTGCCGTGGCATGAACATGGGTCAAAAAATAAGTGGTGGAGTCAAAACCGTTAGTCGAAATGATTCACAGTCTACATTTAAACCCATAATACCTAGAGAATTGCAAGCAGATTTTGTCAAACCAGCACGTATTGATATTTTGCTTGATATGCCGCCAGCGTCTCGAGAATTACAGATGAAGCACTCTTGGAACTCTGAGGATAGatctttgaatatttttgtaaaGGAAGATGATAAGTTGACCTTTCACAGACATCCTGTCGCGCAAAGCACCGATTGCATTCGAGGAAAAGTGGGTCTCACGAAAGGATTACATATCTGGGAAATATTTTGGCCGACTAGACAAAGAGGAACACATGCTGTTGTAGGCGTATCCACAGCTGATGCCCCATTGCATTCAGTTGGCTATCAAAGTTTAGTAGGATCAACAGAACAAAGTTGGGGTTGGGACTTAGGaagaaataaattgtatcatgACTCTAAAAACTGTGCCGGGGTCACATATCCAGCCATTCTAAAAAACGACGAAGCATTTTTGGTTCCAGACAAGTTTTTAGTAGCCTTAGATATGGACGAAGGAACATTAAGCTTTATTGTTGATCAACAATACCTCGGCATTGCATTTAGAGGCCTaagaggaaaaaaattatatccAGTTGTTTCGGCAGTTTGGGGTCACTGTGAAATAACTATGCGCTACATTGGTGGATTAGATC ctGAGCCTTTGCCATTGATGGATCTATGCCGACGAACTATTCGGCAAAAAATTGGGCGTGTGAATTTGGAGGAACGTATTCAACAGCTTCAACTTCCGCTATCTATGAAAACATATTTACTGTATAAAAATCGtagataa
- the LOC116656186 gene encoding protein gustavus isoform X1, with translation MCVDIPCFIFNRFLFIFCFTTLCVVLFIFKEFKKEEVMYKGGRTPIRSSERRRPQSVSSLSTISPRVVLSRLEPRDFERLRLSYKVAIDQRRSRSCRGMNMGQKISGGVKTVSRNDSQSTFKPIIPRELQADFVKPARIDILLDMPPASRELQMKHSWNSEDRSLNIFVKEDDKLTFHRHPVAQSTDCIRGKVGLTKGLHIWEIFWPTRQRGTHAVVGVSTADAPLHSVGYQSLVGSTEQSWGWDLGRNKLYHDSKNCAGVTYPAILKNDEAFLVPDKFLVALDMDEGTLSFIVDQQYLGIAFRGLRGKKLYPVVSAVWGHCEITMRYIGGLDPEPLPLMDLCRRTIRQKIGRVNLEERIQQLQLPLSMKTYLLYKNRR, from the exons atgtgtgtaGATATTCCTTGTTTCATCTTCAACCGTTTCTTGTTCATATTTTGTTTTACTACTTTATgtgttgttttgtttatatttaaagaatttaagAAGGAGGAAGTAAT GTATAAGGGTGGCCGGACACCTATTAGGTCCAGTGAAAGGCGGCGTCCTCAAAGTGTTTCCTCTTTATCCACAATATCCCCGAGAGTTGTGTTGTCCAGATTGGAACCCAGGGATTTTGAACGCCTTCGATTATCTTATAAAGTTGCAATCGACCAAAGAAGATCTAGAAGCTGCCGTGGCATGAACATGGGTCAAAAAATAAGTGGTGGAGTCAAAACCGTTAGTCGAAATGATTCACAGTCTACATTTAAACCCATAATACCTAGAGAATTGCAAGCAGATTTTGTCAAACCAGCACGTATTGATATTTTGCTTGATATGCCGCCAGCGTCTCGAGAATTACAGATGAAGCACTCTTGGAACTCTGAGGATAGatctttgaatatttttgtaaaGGAAGATGATAAGTTGACCTTTCACAGACATCCTGTCGCGCAAAGCACCGATTGCATTCGAGGAAAAGTGGGTCTCACGAAAGGATTACATATCTGGGAAATATTTTGGCCGACTAGACAAAGAGGAACACATGCTGTTGTAGGCGTATCCACAGCTGATGCCCCATTGCATTCAGTTGGCTATCAAAGTTTAGTAGGATCAACAGAACAAAGTTGGGGTTGGGACTTAGGaagaaataaattgtatcatgACTCTAAAAACTGTGCCGGGGTCACATATCCAGCCATTCTAAAAAACGACGAAGCATTTTTGGTTCCAGACAAGTTTTTAGTAGCCTTAGATATGGACGAAGGAACATTAAGCTTTATTGTTGATCAACAATACCTCGGCATTGCATTTAGAGGCCTaagaggaaaaaaattatatccAGTTGTTTCGGCAGTTTGGGGTCACTGTGAAATAACTATGCGCTACATTGGTGGATTAGATC ctGAGCCTTTGCCATTGATGGATCTATGCCGACGAACTATTCGGCAAAAAATTGGGCGTGTGAATTTGGAGGAACGTATTCAACAGCTTCAACTTCCGCTATCTATGAAAACATATTTACTGTATAAAAATCGtagataa